One window from the genome of Solea solea chromosome 2, fSolSol10.1, whole genome shotgun sequence encodes:
- the LOC131476943 gene encoding zinc finger protein 436: MLDNTSDKGQQTGHCSDCGCSFSPSQSDSDSTSSSSSPNQQQLKADNPTKCLSCRSGSSLPNVQRPHRRIHMDPHSCSLCNKTFISSAHLTLHLKSHNKERKFRCSTCGKYFHQASHLMAHKMTHSGERPFKCPDCGKTFGRASHLNTHRRLHTGEKPFKCPYCDKSFTQKAGLLSHIRLHTGERSTKCEQCGQDFGSLPLLLTHKAQEECGKAKPMSKAEVTEPQNTQGSPEDLKCGVCCRTFVRSSYIRLHIRLKKGQRPYHCKVCNKTFVKLDTFVNHCDKHLRQKKDKNKQGKAKVVKPPLFVPLSSQTPPPESSPTQPLEVNTRTRSKAKTKTEPNTEQEVCIH, translated from the coding sequence ATGCTGGATAACACCAGTGATAAAGGACAACAAACTGGACACTGCTCTGACTGTGGATGCAgtttcagtccatcacagtctGACTCGGATTCAACCAGCAGTTCTTCCTCTCCCAATCAGCAGCAGTTAAAAGCCGATAATCCAACCAAATGTCTGTCCTGTCGCTCGGGCAGCAGTCTCCCTAATGTCCAGCGGCCACACCGTCGCATCCACATGGACCCTCACAGCTGCAGCCTGTGCAACAAAACCTTTATCTCCTCAGCCCACTTGACCCTTCACCTCAAATCTCACAACAAGGAGCGGAAGTTCAGGTGTAGCACATGTGGCAAATACTTTCATCAGGCCTCCCACCTGATGGCACACAAGATGACCCACAGTGGAGAAAGGCCATTTAAATGCCCCGATTGTGGCAAGACCTTCGGCCGTGCCTCACACCTGAATACACACCGCCGACTCCACACAGGAGAGAAGCCCTTCAAATGCCCCTACTGTGACAAGTCATTCACCCAGAAGGCTGGACTACTTTCACACATACGTCTGCACACAGGGGAGCGTTCAACCAAGTGTGAGCAGTGTGGTCAGGATTTTGGGTCTCTGCCCCTCCTGCTAACTCACAAAGCTCAAGAGGAATGTGGTAAAGCCAAACCTATGTCTAAAGCAGAAGTAACCGAACCCCAGAATACACAAGGTAGCCCAGAGGATCTGAAGTGTGGCGTTTGCTGCCGCACCTTTGTTCGATCATCATACATCCGGCTGCACATACGCCTCAAGAAAGGACAGCGACCTTATCACTGCAAAGTGTGCAACAAGACCTTTGTCAAGTTGGACACCTTTGTGAACCACTGTGACAAACACCTGAGGCagaaaaaggataaaaacaagCAAGGTAAAGCCAAAGTTGTGAAGCCTCCACTGTTTGTTCCTCTCTCCAGTcaaactcctcctcctgaaTCCTCACCCACTCAGCCTTTGGAGGTCAACACACGCACCAGATCAAAAGCAAAGACTAAAACTGAACCGAACACTGAACAGGAGGTGTGCATTCACTGA